In a genomic window of Coprococcus eutactus:
- a CDS encoding ABC transporter ATP-binding protein, protein MIKTLLGQVGEYKKDSILTPVFTAAEVFMEILIPFVTAKIIDEGINGQDMSKVYMYGGLMLVLAFLSLFFGVMAGKFAASASTGFACNLREGMYRNVQEFSFTNIDKFSTASLITRMTTDVTNVQNAYQMLIRIAVRAPLMLICSMIMCFTINVELSLIFVAALVVLAFGLFFIIFKVTPIFDEVFRNYDNLNASVQENVSAIRVVKAFVREEYEDKKFGKAAEVLAELSIKAESLLAFNNPIMMFVIFTCMMLLSWIGAHFIVGGSMTTGNLTSLFSYVMSMMMSLMMLSMVFVMISMSMASMRRISEVLEEAPTMTNPDEPIMEVPDGRIDFNHVDFVYKAGSAEDTLKDIDIHIKSGETVGVIGGTGCGKSTFVNLISRLYDVKPDGGSVCVGGHDVRDYDMEVIRNEVAVVLQKNVLFSGTILDNLRWGKADATEDECREVCGLACADEFIDRMPDGYNTWIEQGGSNVSGGQKQRLCIARALLKSPKVLILDDSTSAVDTATDAKIRQAFATKIPNTTKIIISQRISSVQDADRIIVLDNGMVSGFDTHENLLKNNTIYKEIYDVQMSGGGDFDEKMN, encoded by the coding sequence ATGATCAAAACATTGCTTGGTCAGGTGGGCGAGTACAAGAAGGACTCGATACTCACACCTGTATTTACGGCGGCAGAGGTCTTCATGGAGATCCTCATTCCATTTGTGACCGCCAAGATAATCGACGAGGGAATCAACGGACAGGACATGAGCAAGGTATATATGTATGGCGGACTTATGCTTGTGTTGGCTTTCCTGAGTCTTTTCTTTGGAGTGATGGCGGGAAAATTCGCTGCCAGCGCATCGACAGGATTTGCATGCAACCTGAGGGAGGGCATGTACAGGAATGTGCAGGAGTTTTCATTTACCAACATTGACAAATTCAGCACCGCAAGTCTTATAACACGAATGACAACTGATGTGACAAATGTACAGAATGCATATCAGATGCTCATACGAATAGCGGTAAGGGCACCGCTCATGCTCATATGCAGCATGATAATGTGCTTTACCATCAACGTGGAGCTGTCACTTATATTTGTGGCGGCACTTGTGGTTCTTGCATTTGGTCTGTTCTTCATCATATTCAAGGTAACACCTATATTTGACGAGGTGTTTAGAAACTACGATAACCTGAATGCCAGCGTTCAGGAAAATGTATCAGCGATAAGAGTCGTAAAGGCTTTTGTCAGGGAAGAATACGAGGATAAGAAGTTTGGAAAGGCAGCAGAGGTCCTTGCGGAATTGTCCATAAAGGCTGAGAGCCTGCTGGCCTTCAACAATCCTATCATGATGTTCGTCATCTTCACATGCATGATGCTCCTCTCATGGATCGGAGCACATTTCATAGTCGGCGGAAGTATGACGACTGGTAATCTCACCTCACTTTTCAGCTATGTCATGAGCATGATGATGTCGCTGATGATGCTGTCCATGGTATTTGTCATGATATCCATGAGTATGGCAAGTATGAGACGTATATCTGAGGTTCTTGAGGAGGCCCCGACCATGACCAATCCTGATGAGCCTATCATGGAGGTGCCTGATGGAAGAATAGATTTCAACCATGTGGATTTCGTGTATAAGGCTGGCAGTGCAGAGGACACGCTGAAGGATATCGACATTCACATAAAGTCTGGAGAAACAGTTGGTGTGATAGGTGGAACCGGCTGTGGTAAGTCCACATTTGTCAATCTGATAAGCAGACTTTACGATGTGAAGCCGGATGGTGGTTCTGTCTGTGTCGGAGGACATGACGTGCGTGATTACGATATGGAGGTCATCCGAAATGAAGTGGCGGTTGTGCTCCAGAAGAATGTGCTGTTTTCGGGTACGATACTTGACAACCTGAGATGGGGCAAGGCGGACGCCACGGAGGATGAGTGCCGTGAGGTGTGCGGGCTTGCCTGTGCGGATGAATTCATAGACAGGATGCCGGATGGATACAACACCTGGATCGAGCAGGGCGGAAGCAACGTGTCCGGTGGTCAGAAGCAGAGACTCTGTATTGCCAGAGCGCTGCTCAAGAGTCCGAAGGTACTCATTCTAGATGATTCCACGAGCGCAGTTGACACTGCTACGGATGCGAAGATCAGGCAGGCATTTGCAACCAAGATACCGAACACCACCAAGATCATCATATCCCAGAGAATATCAAGTGTGCAGGATGCCGACAGGATCATAGTTCTGGATAACGGAATGGTGAGTGGATTTGACACACATGAGAATCTGCTGAAGAATAACACGATATATAAGGAAATCTACGACGTCCAAATGTCTGGCGGCGGAGATTTCGATGAGAAGATGAATTAA
- a CDS encoding hemoblobin-interacting domain-containing protein, producing MKRRILTTLLTMCMVLMLLRIPAYAGRAYCDICGKWVSTTGTYEYKDAGYHWNHVYCTECGTNISNPRSAHVWSGTATCTSGQTCTICGGTSTPPGHDWNSNWISDENNHWHECNVCAEKGDVGVHIWDNGTITISPTCTTEGERKYTCIGCGRIKTETIQATGHDLVHHDAQAATCTANGWEAYDTCSNCDYTTYTEIPAAGHSYGDVTYTWSTDNQHCTAERKCTACDGVESETADTTATVIQEKNCVLPELTTYSVTFENSAFESQTKENVRTAENAGHDMEKVEKQAATAAKEGNSTYWFCDKCNKYFSDEEAENEIKKEDTVLAKLAPVIIKGDGATVTAGAKNALSFTSDAAYRDFIRVEVDGKTIDESNYTVESGSIIVTLKEDYVAGFSKGEHTLGIVSESGTATAHFTVNEKTTGTQEPSEDTTGTTQEPSEDDTTSTTQEPSEDTTSITQETSTMDKATQSSPKTGDSTDLQLYVILMIVSIVGVAGICVKKRFKTH from the coding sequence ATGAAGAGAAGAATTTTGACTACCCTGCTCACTATGTGCATGGTGCTGATGCTGCTGCGGATACCGGCATATGCGGGCAGAGCCTATTGCGACATCTGTGGTAAATGGGTAAGTACAACCGGAACTTATGAATATAAAGACGCTGGATATCATTGGAATCATGTTTATTGCACAGAATGTGGCACTAATATCAGCAATCCGCGTTCTGCGCATGTGTGGAGCGGAACGGCAACCTGCACAAGCGGACAGACTTGTACGATCTGCGGAGGAACATCCACCCCTCCCGGACATGATTGGAACTCAAACTGGATTTCGGATGAAAACAATCATTGGCATGAGTGTAATGTCTGCGCAGAAAAGGGCGATGTTGGAGTACATATTTGGGATAATGGCACTATAACTATTTCTCCAACCTGCACAACAGAGGGGGAGAGAAAGTATACTTGCATTGGATGCGGCAGAATAAAAACAGAGACGATCCAAGCTACGGGTCACGACCTCGTACATCACGATGCACAGGCGGCGACTTGTACCGCAAACGGTTGGGAAGCTTACGATACCTGCAGTAACTGTGATTACACCACCTATACGGAGATTCCGGCAGCAGGTCATAGTTATGGAGATGTAACATACACATGGAGCACAGACAATCAACACTGTACAGCAGAAAGAAAATGTACAGCATGTGATGGCGTAGAAAGTGAGACAGCAGATACAACAGCAACAGTAATACAGGAAAAGAACTGCGTATTGCCAGAATTAACTACATACAGTGTGACATTTGAAAATTCTGCTTTTGAATCTCAAACAAAGGAAAATGTACGGACAGCAGAAAACGCCGGTCACGATATGGAAAAAGTAGAAAAGCAAGCTGCTACTGCTGCAAAAGAAGGAAACAGCACATATTGGTTCTGTGATAAATGTAATAAGTATTTTAGTGATGAAGAAGCAGAAAATGAAATTAAAAAGGAAGACACAGTGCTTGCGAAACTCGCCCCTGTTATTATCAAGGGAGATGGAGCAACAGTAACAGCAGGTGCGAAGAATGCACTATCATTCACATCTGATGCTGCATACAGGGATTTTATTCGTGTTGAGGTTGACGGAAAGACCATAGATGAGAGTAATTATACGGTGGAATCTGGAAGTATAATCGTAACATTGAAAGAGGATTATGTTGCCGGTTTTTCGAAGGGTGAGCATACACTTGGCATTGTCTCTGAGAGCGGAACAGCGACAGCTCATTTTACAGTAAACGAGAAGACAACGGGGACACAGGAGCCTTCGGAAGACACAACCGGTACAACACAGGAGCCTTCGGAAGACGACACAACCAGTACAACACAGGAGCCTTCGGAAGACACAACCAGTATAACACAGGAGACAAGTACAATGGATAAAGCAACACAATCATCTCCAAAAACTGGTGACAGTACAGACTTGCAGTTGTATGTGATTCTTATGATTGTTTCAATAGTGGGTGTTGCAGGAATTTGTGTTAAGAAAAGATTCAAGACCCATTGA
- a CDS encoding helix-turn-helix transcriptional regulator, giving the protein MSEYTILPLINAAFQPGEAKKMVDSFEDRDFQEIARAEYYYFTGQAEECNHIAERYLMSHNIKLKMSSCLLYVYSNLTLGREAASRKGLREIQECLEKETKNPSSAEDRAVSVFAGYMSSVLLHLSVDELPDVELYAVTLPPGIKLFSAYVIAHMAYLKGEYGRALGICEAALMFRDDVYPISMIYLYCMIAMCQMNLKNQQKAKDSLMLAWNVAKEDEFLEPFIEHHGLLQGLLESCIRKEDSKLYNKLSDKVIAFSRGWMSIHNPMSGNSVTDALSTVEFSIAMLASRDWNNQEIADYLGFSPNTVKTYLSRIYEKMNINKRDELKNYMLK; this is encoded by the coding sequence ATGAGTGAATATACCATACTGCCGTTGATCAATGCAGCATTTCAGCCGGGTGAAGCGAAAAAGATGGTAGACAGTTTTGAAGATAGGGATTTTCAGGAGATAGCACGTGCTGAATACTATTATTTTACCGGGCAGGCGGAGGAGTGCAATCATATAGCAGAACGTTATCTGATGAGCCATAATATAAAATTGAAGATGTCATCCTGCCTGTTATATGTATATTCTAATCTGACACTTGGCAGAGAAGCTGCATCAAGAAAAGGACTGAGGGAGATTCAGGAATGTCTTGAAAAAGAGACGAAAAATCCTTCATCCGCTGAGGACAGGGCTGTCAGTGTATTTGCGGGATATATGTCCTCTGTGCTTTTGCATCTTTCGGTGGATGAACTTCCGGATGTGGAGCTTTATGCAGTAACATTGCCGCCTGGAATTAAGCTGTTTTCTGCCTATGTAATAGCTCACATGGCATATTTAAAAGGCGAGTATGGCAGGGCACTTGGAATTTGCGAGGCAGCATTGATGTTCAGGGATGATGTATATCCTATTAGTATGATCTATCTGTATTGTATGATTGCAATGTGTCAGATGAATCTGAAAAATCAGCAGAAAGCAAAAGATTCATTGATGCTGGCGTGGAACGTGGCGAAAGAAGACGAATTTCTGGAACCTTTCATTGAACATCATGGTTTGCTGCAGGGACTTCTGGAGTCATGTATCCGCAAGGAGGATTCAAAACTATATAACAAATTATCTGATAAAGTCATTGCCTTTAGCAGGGGATGGATGTCAATCCACAATCCTATGTCAGGAAATTCAGTGACGGATGCATTATCCACAGTGGAATTCTCGATTGCAATGCTGGCAAGCCGAGATTGGAATAATCAGGAAATTGCAGATTATCTGGGATTTTCACCCAATACGGTTAAAACTTATCTGAGCAGGATTTATGAAAAAATGAATATAAATAAGAGGGATGAGCTGAAAAATTATATGCTGAAATAG
- a CDS encoding phosphatase PAP2 family protein, whose amino-acid sequence MWEIEILDALQNIHTPWLDKIMVAITSLGNAGILWIVLAAVLLIIPKTRKAGLCMVIALILDLLITNCLLKNLVARTRPYDVANFTDLIVKKPKDYSFPSGHTAASFAAVTALFMSRKKLLGAISCVIAILIAFSRMYLYVHFPTDIIGGIVVGVAAGVAAGFILRAIDKKLAAKAAGTDIENH is encoded by the coding sequence ATGTGGGAAATAGAGATACTTGACGCTCTCCAGAATATACATACTCCATGGCTTGACAAGATCATGGTGGCGATCACATCCCTTGGAAATGCGGGAATATTGTGGATAGTGCTGGCAGCGGTGCTGCTGATCATTCCAAAGACGAGGAAGGCAGGGCTTTGCATGGTCATCGCACTTATCCTTGATCTTCTCATAACCAATTGTCTGCTCAAGAATCTGGTCGCAAGGACAAGACCGTATGATGTGGCGAACTTTACAGATCTGATAGTGAAGAAACCAAAGGATTATTCCTTCCCATCGGGACACACGGCGGCATCATTTGCGGCTGTTACGGCGTTGTTTATGAGCAGAAAGAAATTGTTGGGCGCAATATCCTGCGTGATAGCGATCCTTATAGCGTTCTCAAGAATGTATCTGTATGTGCATTTCCCGACAGATATCATTGGCGGAATAGTGGTAGGAGTGGCAGCAGGAGTGGCAGCAGGATTTATACTTAGAGCGATTGATAAGAAACTTGCAGCCAAGGCGGCAGGCACAGATATAGAGAATCATTGA
- a CDS encoding phenylpyruvate tautomerase MIF-related protein, with product MPFIDSKVTVKMSDDQKETLKSSLGQAITTMNKTESYLMVGINDGYDLFMGGKKLDKGAYVEVSVFGDVTSKACDAMTGKICDIFADVLGIPGNAVYVTYHGVHDWGWNGGNF from the coding sequence ATGCCATTTATAGATTCAAAGGTTACAGTGAAGATGAGCGATGACCAGAAGGAGACTCTTAAGAGCAGTCTCGGTCAGGCGATAACAACGATGAACAAGACGGAGAGCTACCTTATGGTCGGCATCAACGATGGATACGACCTGTTCATGGGCGGAAAGAAACTTGATAAGGGTGCATATGTGGAAGTCAGCGTATTCGGTGATGTGACTTCTAAAGCGTGTGATGCCATGACAGGAAAAATCTGCGATATATTTGCGGATGTGCTTGGAATCCCGGGAAATGCGGTGTACGTGACTTACCACGGCGTACATGACTGGGGCTGGAATGGCGGTAACTTCTGA
- a CDS encoding NAD(+) synthase: protein MKNMLRVAAVTPKVHIGSVSGNVREIMDIYEEYKDAADIIVTPELSITGYTCADLFENRKLIDGARRGLLQLAMATCTGQSALVVGLPFEVDGELFNCAAFLQGGRVMAIVPKTYLPNYGEFYEKRWFSARKYDAVMVNLMDPEDDGDELEYNAGSKKAGGRGVGSEVLFGNNVMIEMGSGDQRVKLGIEICEDAWTPVSPGRLLAMAGAEVILNLSASNEVIGKAAYRHKLIGSVSSDCLCGYVYVSAGMYESTSDLVFSGHNLMYENGKLLGEVKPFEDGVLIRDISLTKIRHDRIANKSFADCKRDFAFRKYETVVCDTPLMDKGNVLMKVKMTPFVPSGNKLERCMAIFKMQVAGLQRRIEATHCKCVVVGVSGGLDSTLALLVSAQAVKNAGLPSTTVVGITMPGFGTTNRTKNNSTELMRLLGCDSREISIAASVRQHFADIGQDESVHDVTYENCQARERTQILMDVANKEGGFVVGTGDLSELALGWCTYNGDHMSMYAVNTSIPKTLVRSLVNEVGHFMEVDGFAGIAPIIDDIIDTPVSPELLPPNPDGTIAQKTEDTVGSYILHDFFLYYTLRYGMSPEEVNELCKEAVRQSDEYNFSDSEIDKWQKVFYTRFFRQQFKRNCMPDGVKVGTVSVSPRGDLRLPSEIEFEDFL, encoded by the coding sequence ATGAAGAATATGCTGCGTGTGGCAGCCGTTACGCCGAAGGTTCACATCGGAAGTGTCAGCGGAAATGTCAGAGAGATAATGGATATATATGAAGAGTATAAGGATGCTGCGGATATCATAGTGACGCCAGAGTTGTCTATCACGGGATATACCTGTGCGGATCTGTTTGAGAACAGAAAGCTCATAGATGGTGCGAGAAGAGGTCTTCTTCAGCTTGCCATGGCGACTTGTACCGGTCAGTCGGCACTGGTGGTCGGTCTGCCATTTGAGGTGGACGGGGAGCTGTTCAACTGTGCGGCGTTCCTGCAGGGCGGAAGAGTCATGGCCATCGTGCCGAAGACTTATCTTCCAAACTATGGCGAGTTCTACGAGAAGAGATGGTTCTCAGCCAGAAAGTATGATGCGGTGATGGTCAATCTCATGGATCCGGAAGATGATGGAGATGAGCTTGAATACAATGCCGGTTCAAAGAAAGCCGGGGGCAGGGGTGTTGGCAGTGAAGTGCTGTTTGGCAACAATGTGATGATAGAGATGGGCAGCGGAGACCAGAGAGTCAAGCTTGGCATAGAGATATGTGAGGATGCCTGGACTCCGGTTTCGCCGGGAAGACTTCTCGCCATGGCGGGAGCAGAGGTCATACTCAACCTTTCCGCGTCAAATGAGGTCATCGGAAAGGCTGCATACAGGCACAAGCTGATAGGAAGTGTGTCATCGGACTGCCTGTGCGGATATGTGTATGTGTCCGCTGGAATGTACGAGTCCACATCGGATCTGGTATTTTCAGGACACAATCTGATGTACGAGAACGGCAAACTCCTCGGCGAGGTAAAGCCATTTGAGGACGGAGTATTGATCAGGGATATAAGTCTTACCAAGATCAGACACGACAGGATAGCAAACAAGTCATTTGCCGACTGTAAGCGTGATTTCGCATTCAGAAAGTATGAGACGGTGGTGTGCGATACCCCACTCATGGACAAAGGGAATGTGCTCATGAAGGTGAAGATGACACCATTTGTCCCATCGGGAAATAAGCTTGAGAGGTGCATGGCGATATTCAAGATGCAGGTTGCCGGACTTCAGAGAAGGATAGAGGCGACCCACTGCAAATGTGTGGTCGTGGGAGTGTCAGGTGGACTTGATTCCACACTGGCTCTGCTGGTTTCGGCACAGGCGGTGAAGAATGCGGGACTTCCATCCACAACTGTCGTGGGAATCACCATGCCGGGATTTGGAACGACAAACAGGACGAAGAACAACTCCACGGAACTCATGAGACTGCTCGGCTGTGACAGCAGAGAGATAAGCATAGCTGCATCGGTGAGACAGCATTTTGCCGATATCGGACAGGACGAGAGCGTGCATGACGTCACTTATGAGAACTGTCAGGCGAGGGAGAGAACACAGATACTCATGGATGTCGCCAACAAGGAGGGCGGATTCGTGGTTGGAACCGGAGATCTCTCGGAGCTGGCACTTGGCTGGTGCACCTACAACGGCGACCATATGAGCATGTATGCGGTGAATACAAGTATACCAAAGACGCTGGTGCGCTCACTTGTGAACGAAGTCGGACACTTCATGGAGGTTGATGGATTTGCGGGCATCGCGCCGATCATAGACGATATCATAGACACACCGGTCAGCCCGGAGCTGCTTCCACCGAACCCGGACGGAACCATCGCGCAGAAGACGGAGGACACCGTGGGATCATACATCCTGCACGATTTCTTCTTATATTATACACTGCGATATGGAATGTCACCTGAGGAGGTAAATGAGCTGTGCAAGGAGGCTGTAAGACAGAGTGACGAGTACAATTTCTCAGACAGCGAGATCGACAAATGGCAGAAGGTATTCTACACGAGATTCTTCCGCCAGCAGTTCAAGAGAAACTGCATGCCGGACGGTGTGAAGGTCGGAACCGTGTCGGTCAGCCCGAGAGGTGATCTGAGACTGCCGTCTGAGATAGAATTTGAGGATTTTTTGTAG
- a CDS encoding phosphoribosylaminoimidazolesuccinocarboxamide synthase, giving the protein MQELKPIKEGKVREIYDNGDSLIMVATDRISCFDVILDNVISKKGTVLTQMSKFWFDMTQDILPNHMISVDVKDMPEFFQQEKFDGNSMMCRKLEMLPIECIVRGYITGSGWASYKENGTVCGIKLPEGLKESDKLPEPIYTPSTKAEIGDHDENISYEQSIAHLEKYFPGKGEEYASKLKEYTITLYKKCAEYALTRGIIIADTKFEFGLDENGNIVLGDEMLTPDSSRFWPADVYEPGHGQPSFDKQFARDWLKANPDKGWKLPEDVAQKTIDIYLEGYEKLTGKPLGK; this is encoded by the coding sequence ATGCAGGAATTAAAGCCAATCAAAGAAGGTAAGGTACGTGAGATTTATGACAATGGAGACAGCCTGATCATGGTAGCTACAGACCGTATAAGCTGCTTCGATGTCATCCTCGACAATGTAATTTCCAAGAAGGGAACAGTTCTGACACAGATGTCAAAGTTCTGGTTTGACATGACACAGGACATACTTCCTAACCACATGATATCAGTTGATGTAAAGGATATGCCTGAGTTCTTCCAGCAGGAGAAGTTTGATGGCAATAGCATGATGTGCAGAAAGCTTGAGATGCTTCCAATCGAGTGTATTGTACGTGGATATATCACAGGTAGTGGCTGGGCAAGCTACAAGGAGAATGGCACAGTATGTGGAATCAAGCTTCCAGAGGGACTTAAGGAGTCAGATAAGCTTCCTGAGCCTATCTACACACCATCAACAAAGGCGGAGATTGGCGATCACGATGAGAATATATCATATGAGCAGAGCATTGCTCACCTCGAGAAGTACTTCCCAGGAAAGGGCGAGGAGTACGCTTCAAAGCTCAAGGAGTATACTATAACACTTTACAAGAAGTGTGCAGAGTATGCACTTACAAGAGGAATCATCATTGCAGATACAAAGTTTGAGTTTGGCCTTGATGAGAACGGCAACATCGTTCTCGGCGATGAGATGCTCACACCAGACAGCTCAAGATTCTGGCCAGCAGATGTATATGAGCCAGGTCATGGCCAGCCATCATTTGACAAGCAGTTCGCCCGTGATTGGCTGAAGGCTAACCCGGACAAGGGCTGGAAGCTTCCAGAAGATGTCGCACAGAAGACCATCGACATCTATCTTGAGGGTTACGAGAAGCTCACAGGCAAGCCACTTGGAAAGTAA